A single Lactuca sativa cultivar Salinas chromosome 8, Lsat_Salinas_v11, whole genome shotgun sequence DNA region contains:
- the LOC128127736 gene encoding zinc finger BED domain-containing protein RICESLEEPER 1-like, which produces MKDVKLVSSMGSLALVVKGKQIAEEDFDSDFLDSELTKEEYALSGNYSSEKPRYESFKNSQKDEEKQEKKPLGDSGYDCNYYQAKNDFAKECMLRRMNEKKETEKDEAYYLQKIEELRNKSAMEKSAPEIDSPSSIPVSTEHVVSSPPFDSSNVSKPHLESKKKSRKKSDVWQHFVNNNDDPKAPRVVCKLCDKSYAGGDRAYGTSTLRNHLLNQCPHENSLRMEDKKQKTLIFQKKLCGAKSGSVEGTNLKAVGFSQSDCRLACVKMIILDELSFRFVEQEGFKLFCSVACPRFDIPSRTTVSRDIKNLYRDEKKKLKNYFLKHSQRVSLTTDTWTSIQNVCYMVLTAHFIDHEWKMQKRILNFCQIPNHKGETIGKAIEMCLKEWGIEKVFAITVDNASSNNVAISHIKKRLQIWKTAICNGEFVHMRCSAHILNLVVGDGLKELNASIVAVRNAVRYIRASPARLGSFQNCVKSTCKEDKAIICLDVSTRWNSTFLMLDRAIKYLDAFKLLEEEDEHYVKYFSDKDQNGRSLIGPPVSKDWDNCAIFCKFLKIFYEATLKFSASLFVTANSYFHEICTVRGRILKLCASDQSILKDMASKMKTKFDKYWGCVEKQNVLLYVAVILDPRYKMKFVILCLKKLYSLKEVDTITASVNCCLLKLFSHYADEFKLRNPEVGVTQSGSSIPEKCSTLNNFMVEDDDDDSFNMFESEFEKECEKDGAFDTSNELDRYLEERNDGERKNKDFDILEWWKISSSKYPILAMMARDVLAIQVSTVASESAFSTGGRVLDSFRSSLNPSMVQALICCQNWLRTSTLALDMGSLLEDIDAYEYADSDNVSEVVDLD; this is translated from the exons ATGAAGGATGTGAAACTCGTCTCTAGCATGGGATCTTTGGCGTTAGTTGTTAAAGGCAAGCAAATAGCTGAAGAAGATTTCGATTCCGATTTCTTGGATAGTGAACTTACGAAGGAAGAGTATGCTCTATCG GGAAACTACAGTTCAGAAAAGCCAAGATACGAGAGCTTTAAGAACTctcaaaaggatgaggagaagCAAGAAAAGAAGCCATTGGGTGATTCTGGATACGATTGCAATTACTATCAGGCAAAGAATGACTTTGCCAAGGAATGTATGCTCAGGAGGATGAATGAGAAGAAAGAAACAGAAAAGGATGAAGCCTACTATCTTCAGAAGATAGAAGAGCTTAGGAACAAGAGTGCA ATGGAGAAAAGTGCACCAGAGATTGACTCCCCATCATCAATTCCAGTTTCTACCGAACATGTAGTGAGTTCACCTCCATTTGATTCTAGTAATGTTTCTAAACCTCATCTAGAATCTAagaaaaaatcaagaaaaaaatcaGATGTTTGGCAGCATTTTGTTAACAACAATGACGATCCAAAGGCTCCTAGGGTTGTATGTAAGCTTTGTGATAAGTCTTATGCTGGTGGTGACAGAGCATATGGAACAAGTACCCTTAGGAATCATTTGCTTAATCAGTGCCCACACGAAAATTCACTCAGAATGGAagataaaaaacaaaaaactttgattttccaGAAGAAGTTGTGTGGGGCTAAGAGTGGAAGTGTTGAAGGAACTAATTTAAAGGCTGTTGGGTTTAGCCAATCTGATTGTAGGCTTGCATGTGTTAAGATGATTATCCTTGATGAATTGTCATTTAGATTTGTAGAGCAAGAAGGCTTTAAGTTATTTTGTAGTGTCGCATGCCCCAGGTTCGATATACCATCACGCACCACAGTTTCAAGGGATATCAAGAATTTATATCGTGATGAGAAGAAAAAATTAAAGAATTACTTTCTTAAACATTCACAAAGAGTTTCTTTGACCACTGATACATGGACTTCTATTCAAAATGTTTGCTATATGGTGTTGACAGCACACTTTATAGATCATGAATGGAAAATGCAAAAAAGGATTTTGAATTTTTGTCAAATTCCTAATCACAAAGGAGAAACGATAGGAAAAGCAATTGAGATGTGCTTAAAGGAGTGGGGTATCGAGAAAGTATTTGCCATAACGGTTGATAATGCATCCTCTAATAATGTGGCTATTAGTCACATCAAGAAACGATTGCAAATATGGAAGACTGCGATTTGTAATGGAGAGTTTGTGCACATGAGGTGTTCAGCACATATTCTTAACTTAGTTGTAGGTGATGGGTTGAAAGAATTAAATGCTTCTATAGTTGCGGTTCGTAATGCGGTTAGATATATCAGAGCATCTCCAGCTAGATTAGGAAGTTTTCAGAATTGTGTGAAGAGTACTTGTAAAGAAGATAAGGCTATTATCTGTTTGGACGTATCAACAAGGTGGAACTCAACCTTTTTAATGTTGGATAGGGCAATAAAGTATTTAGATGCTTTCAAGTtgctagaagaagaagatgaacattaTGTGAAATATTTTAGTGATAAAGATCAAAATGGAAGGAGTTTAATAGGACCACCAGTTTCTAAAGATTGGGATAACTGTGCCATCTTTTGTaagtttttgaaaatattttacgAAGCTACTCTCAAGTTTAGTGCCTCTTTATTTGTTACTGCAAATTCTTATTTTCATGAAATATGTACTGTACGTGGGAGAATATTGAAATTATGTGCTAGTGaccagtcaatcttgaaagataTGGCTTCTAAGATGAAGACTAAATTCGACAAGTATTGGGGCTGTGTGGAAAAACAAAATGTGCTTCTTTATGTGGCTGTTATTCTTGATCCTCGGTATAAGATGAAATTTGTGATATTGTGTTTGAAAAAGCTATATAGTTTAAAAGAAGTAGACACAATAACCGCTTCTGTGAATTGTTGTTTGTTAAAGTTGTTCTCTCACTATGCGGATGAATTTAAACTGAGAAATCCAGAAGTTGGCGTAACGCAAAGCGGGTCATCTATTCCAGAAAAATGTTCAACGTTGAATAACTTCATGGTTGAAGACGATGATGACGATTCATTTAATATGTTTGAGAGCGAATTTGAAAAGGAGTGTGAGAAAGATGGGGCATTTGATACATCAAACGAGCTTGATAGGTATTTGGAAGAACGGAATGATGGGGAGAGAAAAAATAAAGATTTTGATATACTGGAATGGTGGAAAATATCTTCATCTAAATATCCTATATTGGCAATGATGGCTCGCGATGTTCTCGCCATTCAAGTTTCAACCGTAGCATCCGAGTCAGCTTTTAGTACAGGAGGAAGGGTGCTTGATTCGTTCCGAAGCTCTTTGAATCCTAGCATGGTGCAAGCTTTGATATGCTGTCAAAATTGGTTAAGAACTTCAACTTTGGCATTAGACATGGGTTCACTACTAGAGGATATAGATGCGTATGAATATGCTGATTCAG ATAATGTAAGTGAAGTTGTTGATCTGGATTAA